From a region of the Mycobacterium intracellulare ATCC 13950 genome:
- a CDS encoding dihydrofolate reductase, with translation MGLVWAQSTSGVIGRGGGIPWNVPEDLARFKEVTIGHTVVMGRRTWDSLPAKVRPLPGRRNVVLSREDGFAADGAQVVGSLDAAFARAEGEPAVWVIGGGQVYLAALPYATRCEVTEIELDLRRDDDDALAPALDDTWVGETGEWQASRSGLRYRFHSYRR, from the coding sequence GTGGGCCTGGTGTGGGCCCAGTCGACCTCCGGCGTCATCGGGCGCGGTGGCGGCATCCCCTGGAACGTGCCGGAAGACCTCGCCCGGTTCAAAGAGGTGACGATCGGGCACACCGTGGTGATGGGCCGGCGGACCTGGGACTCGTTGCCGGCCAAGGTGCGGCCGCTGCCCGGCCGGCGCAACGTCGTGCTGTCCCGCGAGGACGGCTTCGCCGCCGACGGGGCGCAGGTGGTCGGCTCGCTGGACGCAGCCTTCGCCCGGGCCGAAGGGGAGCCCGCGGTCTGGGTGATCGGCGGCGGGCAGGTGTATCTGGCCGCGTTGCCGTACGCCACCCGGTGCGAGGTCACCGAGATCGAGCTCGACCTGCGCCGCGACGACGACGACGCGCTGGCGCCCGCCCTGGACGACACCTGGGTGGGCGAGACGGGGGAGTGGCAGGCCAGCCGGTCCGGGCTGCGGTACCGCTTCCACAGCTACCGTCGCTGA
- a CDS encoding thymidylate synthase yields MPIPTPYEDLLRLVLDEGTAKSDRTGTGTRSLFGRQLRYDLSAGFPLLTTKKVHLKSVVYELLWFLRGDSNVAWLHEHGVTIWDEWASDTGDLGPIYGVQWRSWPTPTGEHVDQISAALDLLRTDPNSRRIIVSAWNVGEIPQMALPPCHAFFQFYVADGRLSCQLYQRSADLFLGVPFNIASYALLTHMMAAQSGLSVGEFVWTGGDCHIYDNHVEQVRLQLSREPRPYPELVLGERDSIFDYTYDDVVVRNYDPHPAIKAPVAV; encoded by the coding sequence GTGCCAATCCCGACGCCCTACGAGGACCTGCTCCGACTGGTGCTCGACGAGGGAACGGCCAAATCCGACCGCACCGGCACCGGGACCCGAAGCCTGTTCGGCCGGCAGCTGCGCTATGACCTGTCGGCCGGTTTCCCGCTGCTCACCACCAAAAAGGTGCACCTCAAGTCGGTGGTGTATGAGTTGCTGTGGTTCCTGCGCGGCGATTCCAACGTCGCCTGGCTGCACGAGCACGGGGTCACCATCTGGGACGAATGGGCAAGTGACACAGGCGATCTCGGGCCGATCTACGGCGTACAGTGGCGGTCCTGGCCGACGCCGACGGGTGAGCACGTCGACCAGATCAGCGCCGCCCTGGATTTGCTGCGCACCGACCCCAACTCGCGGCGCATCATCGTGTCCGCCTGGAACGTCGGCGAGATCCCCCAGATGGCGCTGCCGCCGTGTCACGCCTTCTTCCAGTTCTACGTGGCCGACGGCCGGCTGAGCTGCCAGCTTTACCAGCGCAGCGCCGACCTGTTCCTCGGCGTGCCGTTCAATATCGCCAGCTACGCGCTGCTGACGCACATGATGGCCGCCCAGTCCGGCCTGTCGGTCGGCGAGTTCGTGTGGACGGGCGGGGACTGCCACATCTACGACAACCACGTCGAGCAGGTGCGGCTGCAACTGAGCCGCGAGCCGCGGCCCTACCCGGAACTCGTTCTGGGCGAACGTGATTCTATCTTCGACTACACCTACGACGACGTCGTCGTGCGCAACTACGATCCGCACCCGGCCATCAAAGCCCCCGTCGCGGTATGA